One Coffea arabica cultivar ET-39 chromosome 5e, Coffea Arabica ET-39 HiFi, whole genome shotgun sequence DNA segment encodes these proteins:
- the LOC113720262 gene encoding uncharacterized protein encodes MVAVAVKGKSKPSHQVIEEDANKSTKKSNTALGRLPSFKIFAEPPPPSNGGRRLGSATGSQSGIKNLEKNNGKKDSSVKANIGRKVLADISNVRGSFSGPKAHNKSKSLCISRNSAAGTQAGGCSSRMPFTGIVRNNMTQASGSHHTVNKADKDIKITSSNDLGTLTRGCKFVDTSRKSRGDYLPPIRKSFPVTEQVKKVPMNGTKEESTESSERRRGKYGFQVNSKVGRNVASRVHNSQNHLQKVRVSDGYMVMASKGRHNSRPGTISRRSVKVERTLNSNGVCGFNKPPAGSAASSNRKEEKAKCSSTKHVASVILSGQTAQHDVSSSSKSDSDRTTADNVSRRKPDRRKSFTSLLMAQSKDDLPNIYDNHNHLEVTEYVDDIYQYYWVLEAHNQPLKHYLDIQSEITRQMRGILINWLIEVHLRFDLMQETLFLMVTLLDQFLSLVSIGKNKMQLVGLTALLLASKYEDFWHPRIMDLIGISADSYTRDEMLGMENTFLKALKFRLNSPTPYVFMLRVLKAAGSDTAFEHLAFYLIELCLVEYEALKYKPSLLCASAIYLARCTMEMNPTWTPLLEKHSRYRESQIRSCAEMILKFHKAAKTAMLKVTYEKYMRFEFGRVAAINPVEVLPQCSHENQCYKN; translated from the exons ATGGTGGCCGTTGCAGTTAAG GGTAAATCCAAACCTTCACATCAAGTCATCGAGGAAGACGCCAATAAGTCAACCAAGAAGAGCAACACTG CCCTTGGACGACTCCCATCTTTCAAGATATTTGCAGAACCGCCACCACCATCTAATGGCGGGAGACGTTTGGGCAGTGCAACTGGCTCTCAG AGTGGTATCAAGAACTTGGAGAAGAACAATGGCAAGAAGGACAGTTCTG TGAAAGCAAATATCGGAAGAAAAGTTTTGGCTGATATCAGTAATGTCAGGGGAAGCTTTTCAGGGCCAAAGGCACACAATAAATCCAAATCATT GTGTATTTCTAGGAATTCAGCGGCTGGCACTCAGGCTGGGGGTTGTTCATCAAGAATGCCTTTCACT GGAATTGTGCGGAACAACATGACTCAAGCTTCTGGAAGCCACCACACTGTGAACAAGG CTGACAAGGATATAAAGATCACTTCCTCTAATGACCTTGGGACTTTGACTCGAGGGTGCAAATTCGTTGACACGAGTAG GAAATCTCGTGGGGATTATCTGCCTCCAATAAG AAAATCTTTCCCAGTAACAGAACAAGTCAAAAAGGTTCCTATGAATGGTACAAAGGAG GAATCTACTGAAAGCTCTGAGAGGCGTAGGGGAAAATATGGATTTCAAG TTAACTCCAAAGTTGGCAGAAATGTGGCTTCCCGGGTGCACAACTCTCAGAATCATCTCCAGAAAGTTCGAGTTAGTGATGGATACATGGTTAT GGCTTCCAAAGGTCGACATAACTCTAGACCCGGAACAATTTCAAGAAGATCTGTCAAA GTTGAAAGGACCTTAAACTCAAATGGTGTTTGTGGCTTCAATAAGCCACCTGCTGGTTCTGCTGCTTCGTCCAACAGAAAGGAGGAAAAGGCCAAATGTTCTTCAACAAAACATGTTGCATCAGTAATTCTCAGTGGACAAACTGCTCAACACGATGTTTCTTCTTCTAGCAAGAGTGACTCAGATAGAACTACAGCAGATAATGTTTCTAGGAGAAAACCTGATCGAAGAAAATCTTTTACTTCTTTACTGATGGCACAATCAAAG GATGATTTGCCAAATATCTATGATAATCATAATCATCTTGAAGTTACTGAATATGTTGATGACATCTATCAGTATTACTGGGTTTTGGAG GCACATAATCAGCCGTTGAAACATTATTTGGATATCCAGAGTGAAATTACACGTCAAATGCGTGGCATATTGATCAACTGGCTCATTGAA GTACATCTAAGGTTTGATTTGATGCAAGAAACACTTTTTTTGATGGTTACACTATTAGACCAATTTTTATCCTTGGTAAGCATCGGGAAGAACAAAATGCAGTTAGTTGGCCTTACTGCACTCTTGCTGGCATCAAAATATGAGGATTTTTGGCATCCAAGG ATCATGGACTTAATTGGCATTTCAGCAGATTCATACACAAGAGATGAAATGCTTGGAATG GAGAATACTTTTCTAAAGGCACTCAAGTTCCGTCTGAATTCACCAACTCCGTATGTCTTTATGCTACGGGTCCTTAAGGCTGCTGGATCAGATACAGCG TTTGAACATCTTGCCTTTTACCTCATCGAGCTGTGCTTAGTTGAGTACGAGGCTTTGAAATATAAGCCCTCATTGCTATGTGCATCAGCCATCTATCTcgctagatgtacaatggaaatGAATCCAACATGGACCCCACTGCTTGAGAAACATTCCCGCTACAGAGAATCTCAAATCAG AAGCTGCGCAGAGATGATCTTGAAATTTCACAAAGCTGCTAAAACAGCTATGCTGAAAGTAACATATGAGAAATACATGAGGTTTGAGTTCGGCAGGGTTGCAGCTATAAATCCAGTAGAAGTGCTTCCCCAGTGCAGTCATGAAAATCAATGTTACAAGAATTGA
- the LOC113720264 gene encoding uncharacterized protein isoform X2 has translation MVMTTVAAVGGRRAMVQRSLSLKTAPTASTLLHQMIASNSPKDVAKVVLKKGKTQLFRDGCPMVYSGAVDRIIGRPPPKTGDVVLVADGTEKPIGWGFYNSASMFCVRLMQLEEEASRDPGCALNVEKLLDTRICAAVELRKSLGLPSAHTNAYRLINSEGDRLSGLIIDVFGDLAVIASSAAWVEKYKHYIQACIIRSTKINHISWRPSLEYLKEEGLSLSDLTEGGLSAPPERIEVLENGISYLISLNGQKTGFYADQRENRQFLSTISEGQQVLDICCYTGGFALNAAAGGALNVTGVDTSLPALELAKKNIILNDMNPARISFLKQDATEFMKDALSRNDSWDIVILDPPKLAPRRKVLHSASGMYRNLNSLAMRLTKENGLLMTCSCSGAMTQSGMFLRVLQPWLEGKSLFYGRQEQLLTIPLTRPIQRGHTSLTSC, from the exons ATGGTAATGACGACAGTTGCAGCAGTTGGAGGGCGTCGAGCGATGGTGCAGAGGTCTCTGTCTCTCAAGACAGCGCCCACCGCCTCTACGCTCCTTCACCAAATGATAGCTTCCAACTCCCCAAAAg acgTTGCAAAGGTGGTGCTTAAGAAGGGCAAGACTCAACTCTTTCGTGATGGTTGTCCAATGGTTTACAGTGGTGCAGTTGATCGAATTATTGGCAGGCCACCGCCCAAGACTGGGGACGTTGTCCTAGTCGCGGATGGCACCGAGAAACCAATTGGTTGGGGCTTCTATAATTCAGCTTCCATGTTCTGTGTTCGCCTCATGCAACTCGAGGAAGAAGCCTCCAG AGACCCTGGTTGTGCATTGAACGTGGAGAAACTACTTGACACGAGAATTTGTGCTGCTGTTGAACTGCGAAAGAGCTTAGGTCTTCCATCAGCTCATACAAATGCATACCGTCTCATCAACAGTGAAGGAGATAG ATTGTCGGGCCTTATCATTGATGTTTTTGGAGATTTAGCTGTTATAGCGTCATCCGCTGCTTGGGTTGAGAAGTACAAGCACTATATACAAGCTTGCATCATTAGATCAACTAAGATCAACCACATAAGCTGGAGACCATCCCTTGAGTATTTGAAGGAAGAGGGGTTGAGTTTATCTGATTTGACAGAAGGTGGTTTATCTGCACCTCCTGAGAGGATTGAG GTTTTGGAGAATGGCATATCTTATTTAATCTCCTTGAATGGACAGAAGACCGGTTTCTATGCTGATCAGCGTGAAAACCGTCAATTTTTATCAACAATCTCAGAGGGCCAACAAGTTCTTGACATTTGTTGCTATACTGGAGGTTTTGCTCTGAATGCAGCAGCTGGTGGTGCTCTGAATGTTACTG GGGTTGACACATCCTTGCCTGCATTGGAACTTGCAAAGAAAAACataattctaaatgacatgaatCCTGCAAGAATATCATTTCTGAAGCAAGATGCAACAGAATTTATGAAGGATGCTTTATCTAGAAATGATTCATGGGATATAGTTATCTTGGATCCACCTAAGTTGGCACCTCGTAGAAAG GTTCTTCATAGTGCATCTGGCATGTATAGAAATTTGAACTCCTTGGCTATGAGATTAACGAAAGAGAATGGTCTTCTTATGACTTGTTCATGTTCTGGAGCAATGACTCAGAGTGGGATGTTTCTGCGTGTTCTCCAG CCATGGCTGGAAGGAAAATCACTGTTCTACGGCAGGCAGGAGCAGCTTCTGACCATCCCATTGACCCGTCCTATCCAGAGGGGGCATACCTCTCTAACATCTTGCTGA
- the LOC113720264 gene encoding uncharacterized protein isoform X1, which produces MVMTTVAAVGGRRAMVQRSLSLKTAPTASTLLHQMIASNSPKDVAKVVLKKGKTQLFRDGCPMVYSGAVDRIIGRPPPKTGDVVLVADGTEKPIGWGFYNSASMFCVRLMQLEEEASRDPGCALNVEKLLDTRICAAVELRKSLGLPSAHTNAYRLINSEGDRLSGLIIDVFGDLAVIASSAAWVEKYKHYIQACIIRSTKINHISWRPSLEYLKEEGLSLSDLTEGGLSAPPERIEVLENGISYLISLNGQKTGFYADQRENRQFLSTISEGQQVLDICCYTGGFALNAAAGGALNVTGVDTSLPALELAKKNIILNDMNPARISFLKQDATEFMKDALSRNDSWDIVILDPPKLAPRRKVLHSASGMYRNLNSLAMRLTKENGLLMTCSCSGAMTQSGMFLRVLQGAAAMAGRKITVLRQAGAASDHPIDPSYPEGAYLSNILLRVE; this is translated from the exons ATGGTAATGACGACAGTTGCAGCAGTTGGAGGGCGTCGAGCGATGGTGCAGAGGTCTCTGTCTCTCAAGACAGCGCCCACCGCCTCTACGCTCCTTCACCAAATGATAGCTTCCAACTCCCCAAAAg acgTTGCAAAGGTGGTGCTTAAGAAGGGCAAGACTCAACTCTTTCGTGATGGTTGTCCAATGGTTTACAGTGGTGCAGTTGATCGAATTATTGGCAGGCCACCGCCCAAGACTGGGGACGTTGTCCTAGTCGCGGATGGCACCGAGAAACCAATTGGTTGGGGCTTCTATAATTCAGCTTCCATGTTCTGTGTTCGCCTCATGCAACTCGAGGAAGAAGCCTCCAG AGACCCTGGTTGTGCATTGAACGTGGAGAAACTACTTGACACGAGAATTTGTGCTGCTGTTGAACTGCGAAAGAGCTTAGGTCTTCCATCAGCTCATACAAATGCATACCGTCTCATCAACAGTGAAGGAGATAG ATTGTCGGGCCTTATCATTGATGTTTTTGGAGATTTAGCTGTTATAGCGTCATCCGCTGCTTGGGTTGAGAAGTACAAGCACTATATACAAGCTTGCATCATTAGATCAACTAAGATCAACCACATAAGCTGGAGACCATCCCTTGAGTATTTGAAGGAAGAGGGGTTGAGTTTATCTGATTTGACAGAAGGTGGTTTATCTGCACCTCCTGAGAGGATTGAG GTTTTGGAGAATGGCATATCTTATTTAATCTCCTTGAATGGACAGAAGACCGGTTTCTATGCTGATCAGCGTGAAAACCGTCAATTTTTATCAACAATCTCAGAGGGCCAACAAGTTCTTGACATTTGTTGCTATACTGGAGGTTTTGCTCTGAATGCAGCAGCTGGTGGTGCTCTGAATGTTACTG GGGTTGACACATCCTTGCCTGCATTGGAACTTGCAAAGAAAAACataattctaaatgacatgaatCCTGCAAGAATATCATTTCTGAAGCAAGATGCAACAGAATTTATGAAGGATGCTTTATCTAGAAATGATTCATGGGATATAGTTATCTTGGATCCACCTAAGTTGGCACCTCGTAGAAAG GTTCTTCATAGTGCATCTGGCATGTATAGAAATTTGAACTCCTTGGCTATGAGATTAACGAAAGAGAATGGTCTTCTTATGACTTGTTCATGTTCTGGAGCAATGACTCAGAGTGGGATGTTTCTGCGTGTTCTCCAG GGTGCTGCAGCCATGGCTGGAAGGAAAATCACTGTTCTACGGCAGGCAGGAGCAGCTTCTGACCATCCCATTGACCCGTCCTATCCAGAGGGGGCATACCTCTCTAACATCTTGCTGAGAGTGGAGTGA
- the LOC113720264 gene encoding uncharacterized protein isoform X3 yields the protein MVMTTVAAVGGRRAMVQRSLSLKTAPTASTLLHQMIASNSPKDVAKVVLKKGKTQLFRDGCPMVYSGAVDRIIGRPPPKTGDVVLVADGTEKPIGWGFYNSASMFCVRLMQLEEEASRDPGCALNVEKLLDTRICAAVELRKSLGLPSAHTNAYRLINSEGDRLSGLIIDVFGDLAVIASSAAWVEKYKHYIQACIIRSTKINHISWRPSLEYLKEEGLSLSDLTEGGLSAPPERIEVLENGISYLISLNGQKTGFYADQRENRQFLSTISEGQQVLDICCYTGGFALNAAAGGALNVTGVDTSLPALELAKKNIILNDMNPARISFLKQDATEFMKDALSRNDSWDIVILDPPKLAPRRKTPCFRCYGKPEAFYVCVVSCMLAGGV from the exons ATGGTAATGACGACAGTTGCAGCAGTTGGAGGGCGTCGAGCGATGGTGCAGAGGTCTCTGTCTCTCAAGACAGCGCCCACCGCCTCTACGCTCCTTCACCAAATGATAGCTTCCAACTCCCCAAAAg acgTTGCAAAGGTGGTGCTTAAGAAGGGCAAGACTCAACTCTTTCGTGATGGTTGTCCAATGGTTTACAGTGGTGCAGTTGATCGAATTATTGGCAGGCCACCGCCCAAGACTGGGGACGTTGTCCTAGTCGCGGATGGCACCGAGAAACCAATTGGTTGGGGCTTCTATAATTCAGCTTCCATGTTCTGTGTTCGCCTCATGCAACTCGAGGAAGAAGCCTCCAG AGACCCTGGTTGTGCATTGAACGTGGAGAAACTACTTGACACGAGAATTTGTGCTGCTGTTGAACTGCGAAAGAGCTTAGGTCTTCCATCAGCTCATACAAATGCATACCGTCTCATCAACAGTGAAGGAGATAG ATTGTCGGGCCTTATCATTGATGTTTTTGGAGATTTAGCTGTTATAGCGTCATCCGCTGCTTGGGTTGAGAAGTACAAGCACTATATACAAGCTTGCATCATTAGATCAACTAAGATCAACCACATAAGCTGGAGACCATCCCTTGAGTATTTGAAGGAAGAGGGGTTGAGTTTATCTGATTTGACAGAAGGTGGTTTATCTGCACCTCCTGAGAGGATTGAG GTTTTGGAGAATGGCATATCTTATTTAATCTCCTTGAATGGACAGAAGACCGGTTTCTATGCTGATCAGCGTGAAAACCGTCAATTTTTATCAACAATCTCAGAGGGCCAACAAGTTCTTGACATTTGTTGCTATACTGGAGGTTTTGCTCTGAATGCAGCAGCTGGTGGTGCTCTGAATGTTACTG GGGTTGACACATCCTTGCCTGCATTGGAACTTGCAAAGAAAAACataattctaaatgacatgaatCCTGCAAGAATATCATTTCTGAAGCAAGATGCAACAGAATTTATGAAGGATGCTTTATCTAGAAATGATTCATGGGATATAGTTATCTTGGATCCACCTAAGTTGGCACCTCGTAGAAAG ACTCCATGCTTTCGATGTTATGGAAAACCAGAGGCCTTCTACGTATGTGTGGTTTCATGCATGTTGGCTGGGGGAGTTTGA
- the LOC113720265 gene encoding ALA-interacting subunit 3-like, which yields MNSNNTPSSSAGGPGSAAAAAAADSTTPPTTRNSKRPKYSRFTQQELPACKPILTPKWVISAFMLVTVIFIPIGVASLFASHDVVEIIDRYETDCIPEDSRKDKVAYIQSSGDKTCNRILNVTKHMKHPIYVYYQLDNYYQNHRRYVKSRSDQQLRDRDSENDTSACKPEDKTANGLPIVPCGLIAWSLFNDTYSFSRNNQNLSVNKHGISWKSDRDHKFGKDVFPKNFQNGTLIGGKHLNESIALSEQEDLIVWMRTAALPTFRKLYGKIEVDLVAGDVINVTLQNNYNTYSFNGKKKLVLSTTSWLGGKNDFLGIAYLTVGGLCFFLAMVFTIIYLVKPRRLGDPSYLSWNRNPGGH from the exons ATGAACTCCAACAACACTCCGTCATCAAGTGCAGGAGGCCCTGGatccgccgccgccgccgccgccgccgatTCCACTACTCCTCCCACTACCCGAAATTCCAAGCGTCCCAAGT ATTCAAGGTTTACACAACAGGAACTTCCAGCATGCAAGCCTATTCTTACACCAAAATGG GTTATCTCAGCATTCATGCTTGTTACAGTCATCTTTATCCCTATTGGAGTTGCTTCCCTATTTGCATCCCATGAC GTTGTTGAGATAATTGATCGCTACGAAACTGATTGTATACCTGAAGATTCAAGGAAGGATAAAGTTGCATATATACAAAGCTCTGGTGATAAGACCTGCAACAGAATTCTGAAT GTAACGAAGCATATGAAGCATCCAATTTATGTGTATTATCAGTTGGACAATTATTACCAGAATCACCGCAG GTATGTGAAGAGCAGAAGTGACCAGCAGTTGAGAGATCGTGATAGTGAGAATGACACCAGTGCTTGTAAGCCCGAAGATAAAACGGCAAATGGATTGCCTATTGTGCCTTGTGGCCTTATAGCATGGAGTTTGTTTAACGACACTTACAGTTTCTCCCGGAACAACCAGAATTTGAGTGTGAACAAGCACGGCATCTCTTGGAAGAGTGACAGAGACCACAAGTTTGGCAAAGATGTCTTCCCTAAAAACTTCCAGAATGGGACTCTTATTGGAGGGAAACATCTTAATGAATCCATAGCA CTGAGTGAGCAGGAAGATCTTATTGTATGGATGCGTACAGCTGCTCTTCCCACCTTCAGAAAATTGTATGGCAAGATAGAGGTGGATCTTGTTGCTGGTGATGTCATCAATGTGACTTTACAGAACAATTACAACACCTATAGTTTCAATGGCAAGAAGAAGCTTGTGCTTTCTACAACCAGCTGGCTTGGCGGAAAGAACGACTTTCTTGGCATTGCCTATCTCACTGTTGGTGGACTCTGCTTCTTTTTGGCTATGGTTTTCACTATCATATATCTGGTCAAGCCAAG GCGGCTCGGTGATCCGTCTTATTTGTCATGGAACCGGAACCCAGGAGGACACTAA
- the LOC113687829 gene encoding uncharacterized protein has translation MGGKCRVWWSLNCKLVVNLYLCLAACFFSHCDARRAAAHDVLVRASTHNSGEMGPPNPPKAKNMNGLMEILVDMVRPLDESSSNTQPYGNGVSSPFSLPPYDSLAPFPLLENTPPFCVNPPPFTPQLPPPSPTTLPMQPPPTPPSSSYSPSFPFPNPSPPPSPVGTAVPSPPESSIYPTPPSTPETPSIAVPSPPESSIYPTPPLTPETPSIAAPSPPETYVPSPSVFVPSPPPPSAPYYSPPSPPIGYVPNPPGSAGGGGGFVPPSSPRVYQPPNVYPSPLVPPPSPLTEPASALWCVAKPSVPGPIIQEAMNYACVSGAECDQIQPSGSCFEPDTLVAHASYAFNSYWQRTKVAGGTCEFGGTAMLVTVDPSYDGCHFVYF, from the exons ATGGGGGGAAAATGCAGAGTGTGGTGGAGCCTCAATTGCAAATTAGTAGTAAATCTTTATCTGTGCCTTGCTGCTTGTTTCTTCTCACATTGTG ATGCAAGAAGAGCAGCAGCTCATGATGTATTAGTCAGGGCTTCTACGCACAATTCAGGAGAGATGGGACCTCCAAATCCCCCAAAAGCCAAAAATATGAACGGATTGATGGAGATTCTGGTGGACATGGTCAGGCCTTTGGATGAATCTTCTTCAAATACGCAGCCTTACGGTAACGGGGTGAGTTCCCCATTCTCATTGCCGCCATATGATTCCCTCGCTCCCTTTCCTCTCCTAGAAAACACTCCTCCATTTTGCGTGAATCCGCCGCCATTCACTCCCCAGCTGCCCCCGCCCTCTCCAACCACCCTCCCCATGCAGCCGCCGCCGACGCCACCCTCCTCCTCTTACTCCCCATCATTCCCATTCCCCAACCCAAGCCCACCCCCAAGCCCAGTTGGGACGGCAGTCCCTAGCCCGCCAGAATCATCTATATATCCAACTCCTCCCTCGACTCCGGAGACGCCTAGTATCGCAGTCCCTAGCCCGCCAGAATCATCTATATATCCAACTCCTCCCTTGACTCCGGAGACGCCTAGTATCGCAGCTCCAAGCCCCCCGGAGACGTATGTTCCCAGTCCATCTGTATTTGTTCCAAGCCCGCCACCGCCTTCAGCGCCATATTATTCTCCGCCCAGCCCACCAATCGGTTACGTCCCAAACCCACCTGGTAGCgccggaggaggaggaggatttgTCCCCCCCAGCAGCCCCCGAGTTTACCAGCCACCCAACGTCTACCCATCCCCGCTGGTGCCGCCACCTTCTCCGCTTACAGAACCCGCGTCGGCCCTTTGGTGCGTGGCAAAGCCATCAGTGCCAGGGCCAATCATCCAGGAGGCCATGAACTACGCATGCGTTTCGGGAGCAGAATGCGATCAGATCCAGCCCAGCGGGTCGTGCTTTGAGCCCGACACGTTGGTGGCCCATGCATCCTACGCCTTCAATAGCTATTGGCAGAGAACCAAGGTAGCGGGGGGGACTTGTGAATTCGGGGGGACTGCAATGCTGGTCACCGTGGATCCAA GCTATGATGGGTGCCATTTTGTTTACTTCTGA